Within Blattabacterium cuenoti, the genomic segment TTTCTGTTCTAAATTTCATACTTCCTACATATAAAAATGTATTTCCTATGCATTGTGCTGCAAATGTAGGAATTCATAAAAAAGATACTGCTCTTTTCTTTGGATTATCTGGAACTGGAAAAACAACTATTTCCAGTGGAGATAAGAATAGAAAATTAATAGGAGATGATGAACATGGATGGACATATGACAACATTATTTTTAATTTTGAAGGAGGTTGTTATGCAAAAATATTGGGAATTTCTAAAGAAAAAGAACCAATGATTTATCATGCAATAAAAAAAGGAGCTATGTTGGAAAATGTAGTTTTTAAAAAAGGAACAAAAGAAGTTGATTATTTCAATGATTCTATCACGCAAAACATGCGAATCAGTTATCCTATTTTTTTTGTAAAGAATATTGAAAAAAAATTGTTATCTTCCAATATAAGAAACATTTTTTTTCTAACTTATGATGCTTTTGGAGTATTGCCTCCTATAGCAAAATTAAACAAAGCACAATCTGCTTATTATTTTTTATTGGGATACACTTCTAAAGTCGCTGGAACAGAATTAAATATAAAAAAACCACAAGCAACTTTTTCTTCTTGTTTTGGAGCTCCATTTATGCCTCTACATCCTATTCAATACACAAATATGCTAATAGATAAATTAAATAAGACGGAAATAAGCGTATGGATGGTTAATACCGGATTTATATCTGGAGAAGATTCCCTAGGAGGATTTCGAATCCAATTAAAAGATACACGTAAACTTGTAAAATCTGCCTTGGATGGATGTTTATCTAAAGTTCCTTATGAAAAAGATCCTATTTTTAATTTTAAAATTCCAAAATATTGTCCGGGAATATCTTCTGATATATTAAATCCCAAAGAAACATGGAAAGATAAAAAAATGTATCAAATTCAAGTAGAAAAACTTGTAAAAAAATTTATTAAACATTTTGATAAATACAGAAAATACACAAATAAAAGTCTCTCATCTGGAGAACCTAAAATATTATAATTCATTTTTTTTACTCAAAATATACTTTCCTAAAATATCAAATTCCACATTAACAATGTCTCCAATTTTTAAATATTTAAAATTTGTTTTTTCATATGTATAAGGAATAACCGATGTGCTAAATCTGAATTTAGCACATTTTATTATAGTCAGACTGATTCCATTTATGGCAATAGATCCTTTTTCTACAACCACATTGTATAAACTTTTTTTAGAAAGAAAAGAAAAAATCCAACTTCCATTTTTGTTTTCTATTTCAATGATTTTAGCTGTTGTATCTATATGTCCTTGTACGATATGACCGTTTAATCTTTCATTAATTTTCATTCCACGTTCTAAATTTACTTCATCATTTATTTTTAATACATTTAAATTAGTACGATAGAAAGTTTCTTCAGAAGCAATTACTGAATAAATTTTTTTATTGTGATTTATATTTATTATGGTAAAACATATTCCATTATGAGAAATACTTTGATTAATTTTTATTTCGTTATATAAAAATGGATTATTCAAAGTGATACAAAGATTATTTTTATCTCGATATAATCTATGGACTTTTGTTGTACATTCTATGACTCCAGTAAACATATAAAAAATAATTTATTTTTTTTAATAAAAAATATAATTTAAAATAATTTTTAAATGCTTTTATGAAAAATAGAAAAATTAGAGTGGGAATCTCTACTGGAGATCTCAATGGAATAGGAATGGAAATATTTCTAAAGGTATGCCGTAAAAAAAAACTTTTAGATTTTTTTACACCTATACTATTTGGATCTAAAAAATTGTGTTCTTATTATAAGAAGATTCTAAATATCGAAGTTAGCAATATACGAGAAATAAAAAGTTTCAAAGAGATTGTTGATTATAAAATCAATGTTTTAAATATTTGGAAAGAAGATATTAAATTTGATTCTATTGGAATTAATCCTGATTCAGGAAAATATCCTATTTTATCTTTAAAAAAAGCAACTAAAGCTTTAAAAGAAGATAAAATAGATGTTCTTGTAACAGCTCCAGTAAACAAAAATTGGATGAACATCAAAGGATTTCCTTTTTTTGGTCATACCGAATATTTCCAAAATGTTTTGGAAGGAGAATCATTAATGATAATGATTCATGATACTTTAAAAATTGCCTTAGTTACTAATCATTTACCATTGAAAAAAGTGAGTTCAGAACTCACTTTAGAAAAAATTATAAAATCTGTACAGATTTTACATAAATCTTTATTAATAGATTTCTCTATAGAAAAACCTAAAATGGCAGTGTTAGGATGTAATCCTCACTCAGGAGAAAATGGTTTAGTTGGAGATGAAGAAAAAACAAAAATTAAACCAGCTATTGATTATTTATTTCAAAAACAAAAATTATTAGTTTTTGGTCCTTATTCTCCAGATGGATTTTTTGGAAATCATAGTTATCGTTATTTTGATGCTATTTTAGCAATGTATCACGATCAAGGGTTAATTCCTTTTAAAACATTAACCTTTAATGAAGGAGTCAATTTTACTGCAGGACTTTCTCATATACGAACTTCCCCAGACCATGGAGTAGCATATGATATTGCCAAAAAAGGAATTGCTAATGAAAAATCTTTTGAAGAAGCTATTTTCAGTGCAATAAAAATATTCAAAAATAGAAAAGAACATATGAAAATTTCAAAAGAAAAAGATCTTTCATAAAAGAATAAAAACAATATTCTTTTTTACTTGTAACAAACCTCCATTTATTTTAATAATAAAATTTTTCTTCTTAAAAGAAGATAATTTTAGGAATCCTCCTCCTAGGAGAGAGATCATTGAATCATGATTTTCTAATATTTGAAAAAATCCATTTAATCCAGGAGCTGTTATAGATGTTGCGCTATCTTGATAGAAAACTTTTTCATAATTAATAATTGTAACCTGCATTGTTTTGTATATTTTTTTTTTATTATTTATCTATTCTATCCTACTTTTTTTACAGTTCCTATCACTTGTTCAATAGTTCCTTTCAAATTAAAAGCTATTTCTGGAATATTATCCAATTCTCCATCCATTATCATATTAAATCCTTTAATTGTATCTTCAATTCTTACAAATTCCCCTTCAATTCCTGTAAACTGTTTTGCTACATGAAATGGTTGAGATAAGAATCGTTGAACACGTCTAGCACGAAAAACTGTCAATTTATCTTCTTCACTTAATTCTTCTATTCCTAAAATCGCTATAATGTCTTGCAAAGAATTATATTTCTGTAAAATTTCTTTAACACGTTGTGCACAATCATAATGATCTTTATGAATAATATCCGGAGACAAAATCCGTGAAGTAGAATCTAATGGATCAATTGCAGGATAAATTCCTAAAGAAGCTATTTTTCTTGAAAGAACTGTTGTTGCATCTAGATGAGAAAACGTAATAGCTGGAGCTGGATCTGTTAAATCATCTGCAGGGACATAAACCGCTTGTACAGAAGTTATAGATCCTTTTTTAGTAGATGTTATTCTTTCTTGCATAGATCCCATTTCAGAAGACAAAGTTGGTTGATATCCAACAGACGAAGGAATTCTTCCTAATAAAGCTGAAACTTCTGATCCGGCTTGAGTAAATCTAAATATATTATCTATAAAAAACAAAACATCTTGTCCTTTTTTTTCTATAGACTGATCTCTATAATACTCTGCTAATGTTAATCCAGATAAAGCAACTCTAGCTCTTGCTCCGGGTGGTTCATTCATCTGTCCAAAAACAAAAGCAGCTTTAGATGTCTTTAAAGCTTCTTTATCTACTTTAGTCAAATCCCAATTTCCTTTTCTCATTGATTTCATAAAAGAATCTCCATATTTTATAATTCCAGATTCCAACATTTCTCTTAATAAATCATTTCCTTCTCTAGTACGTTCTCCTACTCCTGCAAATACAGAACGTCCTCCATGTCCTTTTGCTACATTATTAATTAGTTCTTGTATTAATACAGTCTTCCCTACTCCAGCTCCTCCAAATAATCCAATTTTTCCTCCTTTTGGATAAGGTTCTATCAGATCAATAACTTTAATTCCTGTATAGAGTATCTCTGTTTTAGTAGATAAATCTTTAAATTTTGGAGGAACCCTATGAATAGGTTTAATTTTATCTAAATTATCTAATCCATCTATACTATCTCCCAAAACATTAAATACACGTCCATTAATAGATTCTCCTGTAGGCATACAAATTGGACCATTCATAACCTCTACTTCTTTTCCTCTTTGTAATCCGTCTGTTGTATCCATAGATATACAACGAACAGTAGATTCTCCAATATGTTGTTGGACTTCTAGTACAATTTTCTTATTATGTAAATTCACTTTTAATGCATCATATATTTTAGGAAGAAAAGAAACTTCTTTAAAAGAAACATCCACAACGGGTCCTATAATTTTAATTATTTTTCCTTTTAATTTTTTCTTGTGCATAGAATTTTTTCTATAGAGTATACGCAAATCATTTATATTTGTAAATGTAAAAGAAAAAAGATAAAAAAAATTTGAAAATTTATTCATTCATTGATGAATTTTCTTCTTTTATCCCATGTGTCTTTACACTCGGAGTTTTTGATGGAGTTCATAGAGGCCATCAAAAAATTATTCATGATTTAGTTCTTAGAGCAAAAAAAGAAAAATTGTTTTGTTCAGTTTTACTTACTTTTCATCCACATCCAAAAGAAATATTAGAACCAAACAGAGAAATTTTTTATTTAAATACTCTTTCTGAAAGAATTTATAATCTGAAAAAAACAGGAATAGAACACTTGATTATTCATCCTTTTACTGTGAATTTTTCAAAATTAAGTACAAAAGATTTTTTGAAAAAAATTGTATCTTCTAAATTAAAAATAAAAAAATTTATCACAGGATATGATTCTCATATTGGAAAAGACAGAGATGTATCTTCTCATCATTTGAGAAAATTTTCTCCTATTTATGGATTTAAAATTTATCAAGTGAATCCTTATAAATTCAACAAAAAAATTATAAGTTCTACTAATATACGGGAATCTCTTATCAAAGGAAATATAGAATGGGCGAATCAAGCTTTAGGGTATTCGTATACTTTATCAGGTTTTGTTATCAAAGGAAATGGAATTGGAAGAATTTTAAATTATCCCACTGCTAATATTCAAGTAGATACAAAAAAATTAATTCCAAAAAAAGGAGTATATGCTGTGAAAATTAATTTTTTACATAAAAAATATCAAGGAATGTTGAACATAGGAGTATGTCCTACCATTAAAAGAAAAAATAAAAAAGTAAAGATAGAAGTTCATATCTTTGATTTTAAACAAGATATTTATGGAAAAAAAATAGATATTTTTATACTTCAAATTATTCGTGAAGAAAAAAGATTTAATACACTTCAAGATCTAAAAATACAAATGGATAAAGATCAAATAAAAATAAAAAATTTTTTTCATAAATATAGATCAAAATAATAATCATTATTGTGATAAATCAAGTAGATCAAATTATTCAACATATACTTAAAAAAAAAGAAGAAAATATAAAAAAAAAACTTTTATTAGTATCATTTGATAGTTGTATTATAAAATATATACAAAGAAAATATACTAAAGAATTTAGTGCTTCTAACAAAACAGTAATCATTTACACAATAGAAAAGTTTTTAGAAAAAATTTCTGGTTTATCTCTATCTCATATAGATTATATTCTTTTGTTTTTTTTTGAAATATTAAAAAAAAAAAATAGTGTTTTAGCAAAAAATTTTAATGATTTTTTAAAATGGGCTCCTAATATATTGAATGATTTTCATGATTTGGATATTAATTTAATTAAATTAAAATCTTTTTTTTCTTATATCATTTCTACAGAAAAAATAAAAGAATGGAATCCAAATATTTTAGAAATAGAAAAAAAAAATTTCTTTTTTTGGGAAGAAATTTACAAAATTTACTACATTCTTCAATGTCAACTTTTAAAAAAAGGAAAAGCTTATTTCGGAATGCTTTTTAGAATTTCTTTTCTTAAATTAAGAAATTTTTTTTCTAAAAACAGAAATATACAAATAGTATTTTTTCTTACAAAATCTCATTTTGTTAATGAATGCGAAAAAAAGTTCATAAATAAAATGATTCAGTTGAATCAAGAATCTCTTCTAATATATAATTTATTTTCTAGTAATAATAAGAAGAAAAAAAATTTGTTCTTAAAAAAGAATTATTATGATTTTTTCATTCAAAAGAAATATGAACCAATATCAAAAAAAATTCTCCATTTAGAGAAGATAAAAATAATCAGTGTTTCTAAAGAAATAGAACAAATACATATTGTAGAAAAAATAATTTCTAGACTTATTAAAAATGGAAAAAAACCACATAAAATAATTATAATGTTAGGAGATAACTATTTATCTATTCCTTTGTTTCATTCTCTAAAAAAAATTACAGGAGTTCATTTATCCATTATGAATTATCCATTCAAATTCCTTCCAATTCACTCGACTTTTTATTCAATTTTTCAATTGCTTTTAAGAAAAGAAAAATTCAAAAATTTTCATAAAGAAGATATAATGAGAATATTATCTGATGGATATATACAAAAGATTTTTTTAAGAAAAAAATTATTATTAGAAATATTTAACACAAAAAATTTAGATTTTATATCTGAATCTATGATAAATAAATATTTATCAAAAAACGATTTAGAAATCATTTTTAAAATACAAACTAATAAAACTAAAAAATGCATTATTGGCATTATTAGTTTCATAAAACTATTGAAAACCTTTTTTTTCCTGTTTCCAGAAAAACATCTATTAGAATTAAAATTTTTATCAGTTCTAGAAATTTATATGAAAAAAATGAAGATTTTAGTAAGAAAAACAAAAAATAGTTTTTTTTTGGGAATAAAAGATGTATTCAATCTATATCAACAATTTATAAACACAGAAAAAATACAATATAAACAACCTCATCCCCAAGGATTATCCATGATAGGATTTATGGATCCATATTTTGGAGATTTTGAAACAACAATTATAACTTCCGTTAACGAAGGAATTATTCCACCAGATAAAAAAAAATATAATACTTTCATCCCCTTAGATATTCGTAAAAAATTAAATCTTCCTATTTTTCAAGAAAACGAAGAAATCTATCAACATCATTTGATAAATATTTTGCAAACATCAAAAAATGTTTATTTGATATATAAAAATCAACCAGATGAACTAAATTCTGGAGAAAAAAGCCGTTTTATTTATCAAATAGAAATGAACTGTAATAATTTTACAACTGAAAAAAAAGAAAATATTCCATTATTTATTTCAAAAAGATCTCCTATTGTTATAAAAAAAACGGAATCTATAATCAGACGATTAGATGAACTTTCTCGTCACGGATTTTCTCCTTCTTCTATTCATTTATATAATTGTAATCCACTTTTATTTTATTATAAAAAAATTATTGGATTAAAGAATCCAGAAGAAATTTCTTTCAAACAAAAAATAGGAAAAATAGTCCACAAAATATTGGAAATATTATATAAACCTATTAAAGGTCGTTTATTAACGATTGATTTTATTAATACAATAAAAAAAGATTATGAATTTACCACAAAAAAATTTCTTTTAGAAGAAGAAACTCAAACAACTTTTCTTCCTTATCCAAAAGGAAGGAAAATGTTACTACTATCTATAGTAAAAACTTACATAAAAAATTTTATTTCATGGGATGAAAAACTAATTCAGAAAGGTCATCAAATTTTTATGAAAGAATTAGAATATAGTATTTCAACAGAATTAGAAGACATTCGATTTCAAAAAGTAAATTTATACGGAATTATAGATCGTATAGATGAATTCGATGGAACTACACGTATTATTGATTACAAAATAGGAATACAAAAATTGAAAAGATTTCATATTTCTTTGAATAAAATTGCAAATATATTTCATGATCCTAATCATGTAAATATAATGCAATTGTTAATTTACGTTTATTTGTGGTTTAAGTCTTCTAAATTTGTAGGATACAAAGAAAAACCCCCAATCATTGGAATCGTTTCTCCAGAAAAAGGAGTAGAAAACTCTATTTTAACAACTCCTATAATTTTTAAAAAAACAATGAATATTTCTTATAAAAATTATGTAGAAAATTTTTTTCCCCATCTAGTTAATAGAATTTTTGAAATTTTAGATCCAAAAATTCCTATTATAGAAAATACTAATTTTAGCGATTTTTGATATATTTTTCTATATAATTTCCAACTTCTTCAGTTGTTACTAAAGAAGAATCTATTATATCTGGTGTACAAATTTTTTTTTCAATAGAGCTTTTTACTGCTTCTTCTAAAAGAATTTTTTCTTTGCACATTCCAAAATATTCTAACATCATAGATACAGAAAGAATACATCCTAATGGATTTGCTATATTCTTTCCTTCTGCTTGAGGATAAGATCCATGAACTGGTTCAAATAAAGATTTATTATTAACTCCAATAGAAGCTGATGGAAGTAATCCCAAAGAACTAGTAATAACACTTGCCTCATCTGAAAGAATATCTCCAAACATATTATCCGTTAGAATAATATCAAATTTTTTAGGATTCATAATAATTTGCATAGCAGCATTATCTATATATAAAAACTCCAAATCCACATTTGGATAATTTAATGACATTTCCTTAATAACTTCACGCCATAATCTAGAAGTTTCTAAAACATTAGCTTTATCCACTAAAGAGATTTTTTTCTTACGAGAAAGTGCTGCTTGAAAAGCTATTTTTCCAATTTTTTCAATTTCTTTTTTGGAATAAATACAATAATCATAAGCTTCTTCTTTATTTTGAGAACGACCTTTTTTTCCAAAATAAATTCCACCAGTTAATTCTCTAAATATCAAAAAATTAACATTTTCTAATCTTTCTTTTTTTATAGGAGATTTATTTATTATTTCTGAATAAGTAATTATCGGACGGATGTTGCAATATAATCCCATTTTTTTTCTAAGTTTTAATAAACCATCTTCTGGTCTCATTCCTCTTGGATAATGATCGTATTTTGAATTTCCTATAGATCCAAATAAAACAGCATCTGATTTTAAACAACTATCTATAGTTTCTTTTGGCATAGGATCTCCAAACATTTCTATAGCTTTAGATCCTGCTATCATTTTTTTATAAAGAAAATTATGAGAAAATTTTTCTTCAATAGAATTCAAAACTTTTATTGCTTGTTTGATTACTTCAGGTCCAATTCCATCTCCTTCTATTACTACTACATTTTTTTTCATAATTAAAAAAAGTTAAAAAACAATCTTTTTTCTTCAAAAAATTTTATCTCTTTTTGAAGAGAAACTAAAAAATCTATATCATCATATCCATTTATAAAACAATTTTTTTTATATGGATGAATATAGAATTTTTCCAATTCTCCTGTTTCTAATATTTTAACAAATTGTTCAATTAAATTAACTTGAACATTTGTATGTGGATTTTTTTCAACTGTATCAAATAATTTTGATAAAAAAGATTCGGAAACTTCTATAGTTAACAATCCATTATTTAATGCATTTTCTTTAAAAATATCTGCAAAAAAACTAGATATAACGACTTTAAATCCATAATCATAAATTCCCCATACTGCATGTTCACGACTCGATCCACATCCAAAATTTCTTCCTGATAAAAGAATCTTTCCAGAAAAAACAGAATTATTTAAAATAAAATTTTTTTTTAAAGACCCATCTTTTTCATAACGCCAATCTCTAAAAATATTTTTTGCACATTCTTTACGTTTTGTTTCTTTCAAAAAACGAGCTGGCATAATTTGATCTGTATCTATATCTTCCATAGGAAAGGGAACAATTCTACTAGTTAGTAGAGTAAATTTTTTCATAAGTATTTCTTTATATCTACAATTTTTCCTTCTATGGCGATAATAGAAGCTGTCAAAGGACTTACGAGTAAAGTCCGAACTCCTGTTCCTTGTCTTCCTTCAAAATTTCTGTTAGATGTAGAAACACAATATTCTCCCATAGGAATTTTATCTTCATTCATTCCTAAACACGCAGAACATCCTGGTTGACGAAATTCAAATCCAGCATTTTTTAAAATTTTGTCTAATCCTTCTTTCTTTGCTTGTTGAATAACTTTCTGTGATCCAGGAACCACCATTACTCTTACATGATTCGCCTTTTTTTTTCCTTTCACTATCAATGCAACTAATCTTAAATCTTCTATTCTAGAATTAGTACAACTTCCTATAAAAATATAATTGATCGTTTTTCCTATTAATGATTCTCCAGGAGAAAAACCCATATAATTTAAAGATCTTTTATCATTTTCAGAAAGTGATTTTTCTGGAATGCGTTCAGAAATTTTCATACTCATTCCTGGAGTTGTTCCATAAGTGATCATTGGTTCTATATCTTCTGCATGAAGAAGATATTTTTTATCAAAAATTGTATTCTTATCTGTCTTCAAAGTAGACCAATACTCTATGTTTTTTTTGTGATGTTTTTCTTCATTTTTTAATAAATACTTTTTACACTTTTTGATGTAATCAAAAGTAATTTCATCTGGAGCTATTAATCCTCCCTTTGCTCCCATCTCAATACTCATATTACAAATTGTCATTCTTCCTTCCATACTCATATTTCTAATGACTGATCCCGTATATTCTATAAAATGTCCTATTCCCACATCTACTCCTAATTTTGAGATTATATACAAAATAACATCTTTTGGAGTTACTCCTTTTTTTAAATTTCCCTCTAATTGAATTTTCATTTGTTTAGGTTTAGAGAGCAATAAACATTGGCTTGCCATAACCATAGCAACTTGACTAGTTCCAATACCAAAAGCAATACTTCCAAAAGCTCCATGAGTAGATGTATGACTATCTCCACAAACTATTGTCATTCCAGGCAAAGTTAGCCCCAATTCAGGACCAATCACATGAACAATTCCATGATTTTCATGCCCAAGTCCATAAAACGTAATTCCAAATTTTTTACAATTTTTTATTAAAAAATTTATTTGTTTTCTAGAAAGAGGAT encodes:
- a CDS encoding F0F1 ATP synthase subunit epsilon, whose amino-acid sequence is MQVTIINYEKVFYQDSATSITAPGLNGFFQILENHDSMISLLGGGFLKLSSFKKKNFIIKINGGLLQVKKNIVFILL
- the leuC gene encoding 3-isopropylmalate dehydratase large subunit; the encoded protein is MSKKSLFDKVWESHTIKKLENKLDVLYIDRHYIHEVTSPQAFLELKKRGFSVFRPKQIIATVDHNVPTKNQHLPISDPLSRKQINFLIKNCKKFGITFYGLGHENHGIVHVIGPELGLTLPGMTIVCGDSHTSTHGAFGSIAFGIGTSQVAMVMASQCLLLSKPKQMKIQLEGNLKKGVTPKDVILYIISKLGVDVGIGHFIEYTGSVIRNMSMEGRMTICNMSIEMGAKGGLIAPDEITFDYIKKCKKYLLKNEEKHHKKNIEYWSTLKTDKNTIFDKKYLLHAEDIEPMITYGTTPGMSMKISERIPEKSLSENDKRSLNYMGFSPGESLIGKTINYIFIGSCTNSRIEDLRLVALIVKGKKKANHVRVMVVPGSQKVIQQAKKEGLDKILKNAGFEFRQPGCSACLGMNEDKIPMGEYCVSTSNRNFEGRQGTGVRTLLVSPLTASIIAIEGKIVDIKKYL
- the atpD gene encoding F0F1 ATP synthase subunit beta, encoding MHKKKLKGKIIKIIGPVVDVSFKEVSFLPKIYDALKVNLHNKKIVLEVQQHIGESTVRCISMDTTDGLQRGKEVEVMNGPICMPTGESINGRVFNVLGDSIDGLDNLDKIKPIHRVPPKFKDLSTKTEILYTGIKVIDLIEPYPKGGKIGLFGGAGVGKTVLIQELINNVAKGHGGRSVFAGVGERTREGNDLLREMLESGIIKYGDSFMKSMRKGNWDLTKVDKEALKTSKAAFVFGQMNEPPGARARVALSGLTLAEYYRDQSIEKKGQDVLFFIDNIFRFTQAGSEVSALLGRIPSSVGYQPTLSSEMGSMQERITSTKKGSITSVQAVYVPADDLTDPAPAITFSHLDATTVLSRKIASLGIYPAIDPLDSTSRILSPDIIHKDHYDCAQRVKEILQKYNSLQDIIAILGIEELSEEDKLTVFRARRVQRFLSQPFHVAKQFTGIEGEFVRIEDTIKGFNMIMDGELDNIPEIAFNLKGTIEQVIGTVKKVG
- the leuD gene encoding 3-isopropylmalate dehydratase small subunit: MKKFTLLTSRIVPFPMEDIDTDQIMPARFLKETKRKECAKNIFRDWRYEKDGSLKKNFILNNSVFSGKILLSGRNFGCGSSREHAVWGIYDYGFKVVISSFFADIFKENALNNGLLTIEVSESFLSKLFDTVEKNPHTNVQVNLIEQFVKILETGELEKFYIHPYKKNCFINGYDDIDFLVSLQKEIKFFEEKRLFFNFF
- a CDS encoding riboflavin synthase, which produces MFTGVIECTTKVHRLYRDKNNLCITLNNPFLYNEIKINQSISHNGICFTIININHNKKIYSVIASEETFYRTNLNVLKINDEVNLERGMKINERLNGHIVQGHIDTTAKIIEIENKNGSWIFSFLSKKSLYNVVVEKGSIAINGISLTIIKCAKFRFSTSVIPYTYEKTNFKYLKIGDIVNVEFDILGKYILSKKNEL
- the pdxA gene encoding 4-hydroxythreonine-4-phosphate dehydrogenase PdxA, which codes for MKNRKIRVGISTGDLNGIGMEIFLKVCRKKKLLDFFTPILFGSKKLCSYYKKILNIEVSNIREIKSFKEIVDYKINVLNIWKEDIKFDSIGINPDSGKYPILSLKKATKALKEDKIDVLVTAPVNKNWMNIKGFPFFGHTEYFQNVLEGESLMIMIHDTLKIALVTNHLPLKKVSSELTLEKIIKSVQILHKSLLIDFSIEKPKMAVLGCNPHSGENGLVGDEEKTKIKPAIDYLFQKQKLLVFGPYSPDGFFGNHSYRYFDAILAMYHDQGLIPFKTLTFNEGVNFTAGLSHIRTSPDHGVAYDIAKKGIANEKSFEEAIFSAIKIFKNRKEHMKISKEKDLS
- a CDS encoding phosphoenolpyruvate carboxykinase (ATP); translated protein: MSSLSIENYGILNSSNYCQLSPDELQNIIIKNGMGMETKSGVLAINTGSFTGRSPKDRFIVKDRITENKIWWDEKFNQSFDQKKFDNLYQKLVHYLSGKKLYVRDGYLCSDKRYQLNIRSISEYPWSDLFIHNLFLRIPKIGRILPDWLLLCAPGFYANPITDGTRKKNFSILNFLKKIILIGGSGYTGEIKKSIFSVLNFILPTYKNVFPMHCAANVGIHKKDTALFFGLSGTGKTTISSGDKNRKLIGDDEHGWTYDNIIFNFEGGCYAKILGISKEKEPMIYHAIKKGAMLENVVFKKGTKEVDYFNDSITQNMRISYPIFFVKNIEKKLLSSNIRNIFFLTYDAFGVLPPIAKLNKAQSAYYFLLGYTSKVAGTELNIKKPQATFSSCFGAPFMPLHPIQYTNMLIDKLNKTEISVWMVNTGFISGEDSLGGFRIQLKDTRKLVKSALDGCLSKVPYEKDPIFNFKIPKYCPGISSDILNPKETWKDKKMYQIQVEKLVKKFIKHFDKYRKYTNKSLSSGEPKIL
- a CDS encoding bifunctional riboflavin kinase/FAD synthetase encodes the protein MKIYSFIDEFSSFIPCVFTLGVFDGVHRGHQKIIHDLVLRAKKEKLFCSVLLTFHPHPKEILEPNREIFYLNTLSERIYNLKKTGIEHLIIHPFTVNFSKLSTKDFLKKIVSSKLKIKKFITGYDSHIGKDRDVSSHHLRKFSPIYGFKIYQVNPYKFNKKIISSTNIRESLIKGNIEWANQALGYSYTLSGFVIKGNGIGRILNYPTANIQVDTKKLIPKKGVYAVKINFLHKKYQGMLNIGVCPTIKRKNKKVKIEVHIFDFKQDIYGKKIDIFILQIIREEKRFNTLQDLKIQMDKDQIKIKNFFHKYRSK
- the leuB gene encoding 3-isopropylmalate dehydrogenase; translated protein: MKKNVVVIEGDGIGPEVIKQAIKVLNSIEEKFSHNFLYKKMIAGSKAIEMFGDPMPKETIDSCLKSDAVLFGSIGNSKYDHYPRGMRPEDGLLKLRKKMGLYCNIRPIITYSEIINKSPIKKERLENVNFLIFRELTGGIYFGKKGRSQNKEEAYDYCIYSKKEIEKIGKIAFQAALSRKKKISLVDKANVLETSRLWREVIKEMSLNYPNVDLEFLYIDNAAMQIIMNPKKFDIILTDNMFGDILSDEASVITSSLGLLPSASIGVNNKSLFEPVHGSYPQAEGKNIANPLGCILSVSMMLEYFGMCKEKILLEEAVKSSIEKKICTPDIIDSSLVTTEEVGNYIEKYIKNR
- a CDS encoding PD-(D/E)XK nuclease family protein, coding for MINQVDQIIQHILKKKEENIKKKLLLVSFDSCIIKYIQRKYTKEFSASNKTVIIYTIEKFLEKISGLSLSHIDYILLFFFEILKKKNSVLAKNFNDFLKWAPNILNDFHDLDINLIKLKSFFSYIISTEKIKEWNPNILEIEKKNFFFWEEIYKIYYILQCQLLKKGKAYFGMLFRISFLKLRNFFSKNRNIQIVFFLTKSHFVNECEKKFINKMIQLNQESLLIYNLFSSNNKKKKNLFLKKNYYDFFIQKKYEPISKKILHLEKIKIISVSKEIEQIHIVEKIISRLIKNGKKPHKIIIMLGDNYLSIPLFHSLKKITGVHLSIMNYPFKFLPIHSTFYSIFQLLLRKEKFKNFHKEDIMRILSDGYIQKIFLRKKLLLEIFNTKNLDFISESMINKYLSKNDLEIIFKIQTNKTKKCIIGIISFIKLLKTFFFLFPEKHLLELKFLSVLEIYMKKMKILVRKTKNSFFLGIKDVFNLYQQFINTEKIQYKQPHPQGLSMIGFMDPYFGDFETTIITSVNEGIIPPDKKKYNTFIPLDIRKKLNLPIFQENEEIYQHHLINILQTSKNVYLIYKNQPDELNSGEKSRFIYQIEMNCNNFTTEKKENIPLFISKRSPIVIKKTESIIRRLDELSRHGFSPSSIHLYNCNPLLFYYKKIIGLKNPEEISFKQKIGKIVHKILEILYKPIKGRLLTIDFINTIKKDYEFTTKKFLLEEETQTTFLPYPKGRKMLLLSIVKTYIKNFISWDEKLIQKGHQIFMKELEYSISTELEDIRFQKVNLYGIIDRIDEFDGTTRIIDYKIGIQKLKRFHISLNKIANIFHDPNHVNIMQLLIYVYLWFKSSKFVGYKEKPPIIGIVSPEKGVENSILTTPIIFKKTMNISYKNYVENFFPHLVNRIFEILDPKIPIIENTNFSDF